The DNA region CACACCCCCTTCACGCTGGTGCGCATGTGCTCGTCGACGGTGATGCCGAGCCGGTTGGTCGCGAAACCGGCGTTCTCGACGCCGGTGAGGTTCGCGACGCGCCCGGCGCCGAGCAGGACCTCGTCACCTTCGAACGCCTTTGACGCGCCGCCGACCTCGGCGGTCACCTTGACGGTCCCCCCGGACCGCGCGACCTCGGTCACCTTCGCCTCGCTGATGATCGTGATCCCGCGAGACTGCAGCGCCCGCACCAGGAGGCGCACGAGCTCGGGGTCCGCATAGGCGATGGGCTGCGGCAGCATCTCGAGCACGGTCACCTCGGAGCCGAGCTCGGCGTAGAAGGTCCCGAGCTCCAGACCGATCGCGCCGCCGCCGATGACGATGAGCCGCTTCGGTGCGGTCGTGAGCGAGAGGGCACCGACATTGTCGAGCGGCCTGGACTCGGCCAGCCCCTTGATGGGCGGCATGCCGACCTTCGATCCGGTCGCGACGATGACGTTCTTCGCGTCGATCGCCTGCTCTCCGCTCGCGGTCCGTACCCTCAGCTGCGCCGGCGACACGAGCGTGCCCTCGCCCTTGATGAGGTCGACCTTCCGCGCTTTGAGGAGCTGCTCCACGCCGGCGACGTTCTGCGCGACGACGGCATCCTTGCGCGCCACCGCTTTGCTCAGATCGAAACGCGCGCCCTGCACGAAGATCCCGTGCTCCTCACCGTGCGTCGTGACCCAGTACGCATGACTGGAATCGAGCAGCGCCTTCGATGGGATGCAGCCCACGGTCACGCAGATCCCGCCGACGCGGTCGCGTTCGATGAGCGCCACGCGCGCTCCTTTGATGCCGGCGTGGAGCGCCGCGACGTAGCCACCGGGGCCGCCGCCGAGGATGGCGATGTCGTACGGCGTCACGTGAAAAGCGTAATCACTTCGGATGCGTCGCGCTCCAGCGGATGCGCCGCATATCCGTGCTTCGCGTACAGCCGAAGGTAGAGCGGAAGGAACGCAAGACCGAGGCGCTCGTACTGCTTCACATGCCGGAGCTCGTGCCGCCAGAGGCGATCGGTCGGCTCGAACGCGAAAACGATCACGTGCCCGAAGGTGATGGCCGCGTAATGCCGGCGAGTGAGGACGAAGTGCGCGAGGCCGCGGTCGCTCACGTAGAGGAAGCATCCGTCGCGGAACCGTGGACATACGAACGACAGCCAGCCGAGGACATGTCCGATGGGATCGGCATGATGTTCGACGAGCAAGCGCGCGCTACTGCGGCGTGCGCGCAGCGCGAACGCCAAGCAGATGAGCGCAGCGAAGGCTGCGCGATTATTGCTCGACGCTATCGACCACCGCCATCACCGCCGCGGTCACGCGGTCGGCCGTCGTCGCGCGCGGATCGAAACGCACGATGAGCCGGCGATCCAT from Candidatus Limnocylindria bacterium includes:
- the lpdA gene encoding dihydrolipoyl dehydrogenase — encoded protein: MTPYDIAILGGGPGGYVAALHAGIKGARVALIERDRVGGICVTVGCIPSKALLDSSHAYWVTTHGEEHGIFVQGARFDLSKAVARKDAVVAQNVAGVEQLLKARKVDLIKGEGTLVSPAQLRVRTASGEQAIDAKNVIVATGSKVGMPPIKGLAESRPLDNVGALSLTTAPKRLIVIGGGAIGLELGTFYAELGSEVTVLEMLPQPIAYADPELVRLLVRALQSRGITIISEAKVTEVARSGGTVKVTAEVGGASKAFEGDEVLLGAGRVANLTGVENAGFATNRLGITVDEHMRTSVKGVWAIGDCIGDPRAPKLAHVASTQGEVAVDTILGEEAAMDYDVVPNVVYTHPEIAQVGLTEAQAKEKYGDEVKVARFSFKASGRARALGESDGVTKIVAAGKDQRIVGVHIVGPQASELIAEATLAMRLEATTDDVIATIHAHPT